In the Streptomyces sp. SJL17-4 genome, TGGTCTTCCCGGTGGCGAGGCCCGCCATGGCCGTGCTCGGCATGCTGGTCTTCGTGCAGGCCTGGAACGACTTCTTCTGGCCCTTCATCGCCCTCACCCCGGACGGCAACCCCACCCTTCAGGTGGCGCTCGCCGGCCTCGGCGCGGGCAACCACACAGTGGACCACGCCGTCGTGCTGACCGGCGCGCTCATATCCACCGTGCCGCTCCTCCTGGTGTTCGCCTTCCTCGGCAAGCACATCGTGGGCGGCATCACCGCCGGCGCCGTCAAGAGCTGACCCCGCCGCCCCGCCCCACCCTTCCGAAGGTCTCGCACGTCTCGAACGTACCGACCCCGTACCCGCGTTGGGAGCTCTCTCCTATGACCGCGTCCGAAACCCGGCCGCTCACCGCCACCCGCTCGTTCCCGGCCGACTTCCTCTGGGGCGCGGCCACCGCCGCGTACCAGATCGAGGGAGCGGCGGCCGAGGACGGCCGTACTCCGTCCATCTGGGACACCTTCTCGCACACCCCCGGCAAGGTCTTCGAGGGGCACACCGGTGACGTGGCCGTGGACCACTACCACCGGTTCCGCGAGGACGTCGGCATCATGTCCGAACTCGGCCTGAACGCCTACCGGTTCTCCGTCTCCTGGTCCCGCGTGCAGCCCACCGGGCGCGGGCCGGCCGTCCAGAAGGGCCTGGACTTCTACCGGGCGCTCGTCGACGAGCTGCTCGCCGCCGGGATCGAACCGGCGCTCACGCTCTACCACTGGGATCTGCCGCAGGAGCTGGAGGACGCGGGCGGCTGGCCCGAGCGGTCCACCGCCGAGCGGTTCGCCGAGTACGCGGGGATCGTCGCCGACGCGGTCGGCGACCGGGTCAAGCGGTGGACCACGCTCAACGAGCCCTGGTGCAGTGCCTTCCTGGGGTACGGCTCCGGGGTGCACGCCCCCGGCCGCACGGACGCGGTCGCTTCTCTGCGGGCCGCGCACCACCTCAACCTGGGCCACGGTCTCGCGGTCCAGGCGCTGCGGGCCGCGATGCCGGCGGACCGTCAGATCTCGGTCTCGCTCAACCTGCACGAGGTGCGCCCGCTGACCGCTTCGGCGGCGGACGCGGAGGCGGCCCGCCGGATCGACGCGGTGGGCAACCGGATCTGGCTGGGCCCGATGCTGGAGGGCGCCTACCCGGAGGACCTGCTCGCCGACACGGCGCACCTCACGAACTGGTCCTTCGTCCGGGACGGCGACGCGGCCGCGGCGCACCAGCCGCTGGATCTGCTCGCCATCAACTACTACGCGCCGACCATCGTCTCCGAGGTCCCGGCGGGGGCCGAGAAGCCCCAGGACGACGGGCACGGCAACAGCGATTTCTCGCCGTGGCCCGGCGCCGACTCGGTCGCCTTCCACCGGGGTCCCGGCGAGCCGACCGCGATGGGCTGGGCGGTCGACCCGAGTGCCCTCTACGACCTGCTGACGCGGGTGTCGGACGCCTACCCCCAGCTCCCGCTGGTCATCAGCGAGAACGGGGCGGCGTACGAGGACGTGGTGTCCCCGGACGGTTCGGTGCACGATCCGCAGCGCGCCGCGTATGTGCACGCGCACCTGGAGGCCGTGCACCGGGCGATGAGCGACGGCGTGGACGTCCGCGGGTACTTCCTGTGGTCGCTGCTCGACAACTTCGAGTGGGCGTACGGCTACGCGAAGCGCTTCGGCGCGGTCCGGGTGGACTACGACACCCTGGAGCGGACCCCGAAGTCCAGCGCCCGCTGGTACGCACGGGTGGCCCGGTCGGGTGAGCTGCACGCCCCCGACGCCGGCTGAAACCCCGGGCAGCGAGGAAGGCCGTGCCGGACGTACCGGTACGGCCTTCCTCATGTCCTGAGGGCGGATCAGATGTCGATCACCCGGTAGCCGATGACGTAGATGCCGCCGGAGCCCTCCACGGAGCGCCACTGGGTCTCGGCGCCGACCTCGCTGCCGGTGACGAGCGTGGCGCCGAGCTTGTCGTCGCCGCTGGTGGAGTCGTAGTCCCACAGGGTGAGGGTACGGGCCTGCTCCTTGCCGAGGATGAGGGCCGCGTTGCCGTTGCCGTCGGCCATGGAGCGGACGTAACCGGTGCCCATGGTCTGGTACTTGATGCCGTTGCCGGGCCAGACCTTGACGGCGTTGCCGTTGGCGTCGGTGATCTTGAGGTACGCCTCGTCGTGGTCGCCCTCGCTGTTCTTCTGGCAGTGCAGCTCGACCAGTTCGATCCGCACGTAGTCGATCGGCTCGGCCTGGGCGGTGCCGGCGAAGGCGGCGACGCTGCCGAGTCCGAGCAGGGCGGTGGCGGCCGTTCGGGCGATTCGGTTCTTGCGCATGTGGTCCCCCCACACCTCGGGTCACTCATGTGACGGTGGTTCCGGCCCGCCTCGTGGCGGCGGGTCCGGTGTGCCGTTCCCCTCGGCACACCACCTACTGTGGCCGGTCGGCCCGCCCGGTTCTACGCGCGTTCCGCTGGACGGAACAGCACCATCTGGCTGAGGCGCACGAGGCGTTCAGAGCACGAGCGCGGTCGGCGGGGCCGTTCGTCGCGGCCCGCCCCGGGCGAGCGCGCGGCCGATCGCGGCCCCCGCCCCGGCGACGCCCCGGGCCAGCGAGTCGAGCGGGCGGCCCGCGGGAACCATGGCGGCGAGCGCCGCGACCGTACGCCCGTCCGGGGTGCGGACCGGCAGCGCGGCGCAGCACACCCCGTCCATCACGTCCTCCCGGTCGAGGACCGGGCCGCCGCGGAGTGGTCCCCGCAGGGCCTTCCCCGCGGCGGTGTCGAGCCGGAACGCGATGCCGTCCCGTACGGGCAGGAGCGGTTCGACGTCCCCGGGGGCCGAGCTGACCGTGAGGGCCATGTCCTCGCGCAGCACGGCGAGGACGACGCTCGCGCCGGTGGCGGCCCGGAGCCGTTGGAGGGGCAGCCGGGCGGCGGGGCGCAGACCGGGGTGCGGCTCCCAGGCCTGGCCCAGGCGGTACAGCTGGGGGCCGACCCGGTAGCGGTTCCCGTTCCGTTCGACGGCGCCGAGCGTGACCAGTTGGTCGAGCAGCCGGTGGACGCTGCCCTTGGGCACTCCGCAGAGGAGGGCCAGTTCGGTCACGCCGGCCTCGTCACCGCTCCGGCGCAGGGCGTCGAGCAGGGCGAACGCCCCTTCGAGTACGCCCCGGCCACGTGCCCGCCGGGGCCCTCCGTCGCCCGCCTGCCCGTGCCCGGCTCTGCCCGACGCACTCCCCGTACGGCCGTCCATGGTTCCCCCCGACTCGGCACGCCCGGCCGCGAACCCCCGACGGCGCGGCTCCGGGCACGCGTCCACCATGCCGCAGACCGGGCGATTCCGGCGAAGGGCTCGCGTCGCCCGTCGTGTCGCGGGGCGAGTACCGCCGTCCCTCCGCTACGGCTGGCCGTCGAGCCAGCTCAGCTTGTGCCCGTAGAGCACCCGCTGGCAGTAGTCCGTCCCCGCCGGATCGCCCGCGCCGGGGTTCGCCACGCAGTCGCCGGCCTGGCCCGGGCGGTGTTCGGAGACGG is a window encoding:
- a CDS encoding GH1 family beta-glucosidase; this translates as MTASETRPLTATRSFPADFLWGAATAAYQIEGAAAEDGRTPSIWDTFSHTPGKVFEGHTGDVAVDHYHRFREDVGIMSELGLNAYRFSVSWSRVQPTGRGPAVQKGLDFYRALVDELLAAGIEPALTLYHWDLPQELEDAGGWPERSTAERFAEYAGIVADAVGDRVKRWTTLNEPWCSAFLGYGSGVHAPGRTDAVASLRAAHHLNLGHGLAVQALRAAMPADRQISVSLNLHEVRPLTASAADAEAARRIDAVGNRIWLGPMLEGAYPEDLLADTAHLTNWSFVRDGDAAAAHQPLDLLAINYYAPTIVSEVPAGAEKPQDDGHGNSDFSPWPGADSVAFHRGPGEPTAMGWAVDPSALYDLLTRVSDAYPQLPLVISENGAAYEDVVSPDGSVHDPQRAAYVHAHLEAVHRAMSDGVDVRGYFLWSLLDNFEWAYGYAKRFGAVRVDYDTLERTPKSSARWYARVARSGELHAPDAG
- a CDS encoding helix-turn-helix domain-containing protein codes for the protein MDGRTGSASGRAGHGQAGDGGPRRARGRGVLEGAFALLDALRRSGDEAGVTELALLCGVPKGSVHRLLDQLVTLGAVERNGNRYRVGPQLYRLGQAWEPHPGLRPAARLPLQRLRAATGASVVLAVLREDMALTVSSAPGDVEPLLPVRDGIAFRLDTAAGKALRGPLRGGPVLDREDVMDGVCCAALPVRTPDGRTVAALAAMVPAGRPLDSLARGVAGAGAAIGRALARGGPRRTAPPTALVL